The genomic stretch TGCCAGAGAGCACAGCTGTGAAATAATGTACCAATATTTTGTCTTGTTGTATTCAACCTCACAGCACCCCCCAGTGGGCCCTTTTCAGATTGCAACTTCGGAACACAAAATGGATAAATACACAGTACAAAGCTTACAGGGAGCATAGTCCAAAAATGTAAACCACAACACTTGTATGAAATTTCTTAGTCCTACAGTTATACTACTTAATAAATACAAAGCAGTAGAAATTTCTGAAAGTATGGCTTTGTATACACTTTTCCTCTTATTCATCTTACTCTtattattcatgtttatttggTGAGAAACAACACAGTTTGGGGTCAGTATTTGTCAGTGTCCgtgttaattttaaatgttgaaatgtgtCTGATTAATGAACCATTAGATTTTGATACCctacaaacataaataatgcAGCACCCAAGCATGGCTTAAGCTGAAGGaacttcaggaaaaaaaacaaaaacaaaattgcacGTTACAGCAAagtgtaaccaaaaaaaaaaaaccttgtttaaATAGCGTTACAGTGTTAAACTatgataaaacaaatgttaatcTTACATTTTCTTGAGTGCGTAAAACTGTCTTGTCCATGACTTTCAGTGCACAAATGTCTCCAGTGGCCTTCTCTCGAACTACTTGGACTTCAGCGAAGTGACCGCGTCCCACCACTGCTCGGAGTTCAAAGTCATGAACCCCAGGCTGCAGGGCCCGCAGCTCTGAGACCACTTCAGAAActgtttcaaaaacacacacacaaaaaaaccccacaggtTTCTATTTCCATTGTTTCTGAGAAAGGAAGTGAAACAACTTTGGGATGTAAGTTTCTAAACATaccaaaaaatacaacactttATATAGTCTATCTGGCAGGTATTGAGAAAAACACGGTCTGTCCAGTTTCACTTTAAT from Xiphias gladius isolate SHS-SW01 ecotype Sanya breed wild unplaced genomic scaffold, ASM1685928v1 HiC_scaffold_1240, whole genome shotgun sequence encodes the following:
- the LOC120787182 gene encoding citron rho-interacting kinase, which produces MKIHHVANFVNKFSEVVSELRALQPGVHDFELRAVVGRGHFAEVQVVREKATGDICALKVMDKTVLRTQENVVFHEEERRILALNSSPWIPQLFCAFQDKEHVYLFLP